One genomic window of bacterium includes the following:
- a CDS encoding S9 family peptidase → MTTRRITAEDLLALRWINGVALSPDGRAVAYSQEIVAARNGAEGGPSHEYHAHLWLVETGGAVPRQFTSGEQRDRQPAWAPDGGRLLFTSDRGPAPKAGATRPKHLWVIPLCGGEAVRITQEEHGPSEAVWSPDGTQIAFTGKPPVKDKPTGDVNVITRMKHKADGEGFWDNRYKHIFVVPSGGEPARQVTDGDFDHREPAWSPDGTRLAFVANRSEDADYTNIADVWTISLSTGEAQRLTRGVGPVLMPAWSPDGTMIAYLGHENACMGASNTMLWVVAADGSGDPRCLTRHFDRTLAHHIITDMRAHPHAGQPVWSPDGRFIFVMVAEGGTTQLASVEVATGVVGLMTTGRREIYGESYDAACRRVALAISDPAAPGDIWVAEVEGLDEGRPEIPASGERRLTEANKGLLDQAELSRPERFAYRGADDWTIEGWVFPPAGLEPGGRYPAILTIHGGPHGAYGEAFFHEFQMLASLGYAVILTNPRGSQGYGQVFTAATKHDWGGEDYADIMAGLDAALARFPYIDPDRLGVEGGSYGGYMTNWVIGHTDRFKAAVTMRSISNCLSQWGMSDLAYFKGYWEFPGEPWDSPLFYWERSPLAYVKNITTPLLILHSENDLRCPIGEGEQLFAALKKLGREVVFARFPNESHDLSRNGQPQHRLERLRLISDWFTKHIPVTADAQDLHQDR, encoded by the coding sequence ATGACGACCCGACGGATTACCGCTGAAGACCTGCTGGCATTGAGATGGATCAACGGTGTGGCGCTCTCACCCGACGGCCGCGCAGTTGCTTACTCGCAGGAGATCGTCGCGGCACGCAACGGCGCAGAGGGTGGTCCATCGCACGAATACCACGCGCACCTGTGGTTGGTCGAGACCGGAGGCGCGGTGCCGCGCCAGTTCACCTCCGGCGAGCAACGCGACCGCCAGCCAGCCTGGGCGCCGGATGGGGGACGGCTGCTTTTCACCTCCGATCGGGGACCCGCACCCAAGGCCGGCGCGACGCGGCCGAAGCACCTGTGGGTGATCCCGCTGTGCGGGGGTGAGGCCGTCCGAATCACGCAGGAAGAGCACGGCCCCTCCGAGGCCGTCTGGTCCCCTGACGGCACGCAGATCGCGTTCACCGGTAAGCCGCCGGTGAAGGATAAGCCCACCGGCGATGTCAATGTGATCACGCGCATGAAGCACAAGGCCGATGGCGAGGGCTTCTGGGACAACCGGTACAAGCACATCTTTGTCGTGCCCTCGGGTGGCGAGCCGGCCAGGCAGGTGACCGACGGCGATTTCGACCACCGCGAACCCGCGTGGAGCCCCGATGGGACACGGCTGGCGTTCGTTGCCAACCGGTCCGAGGACGCCGACTACACCAACATCGCCGACGTCTGGACGATCTCGCTCTCCACCGGCGAGGCGCAGAGACTGACCCGCGGTGTTGGGCCTGTTCTCATGCCGGCCTGGTCGCCCGACGGCACGATGATCGCGTACCTGGGGCATGAGAACGCGTGCATGGGTGCCTCGAACACGATGCTTTGGGTAGTGGCCGCCGACGGCAGCGGCGACCCCCGCTGCCTGACCCGTCACTTCGATCGTACGCTGGCCCACCACATCATCACCGACATGCGGGCGCACCCCCACGCAGGGCAGCCGGTTTGGTCGCCCGACGGCCGGTTCATCTTCGTTATGGTGGCAGAAGGCGGGACCACGCAATTAGCCTCGGTCGAGGTCGCCACAGGCGTCGTCGGATTGATGACCACGGGGCGCCGAGAGATCTACGGCGAGTCCTACGATGCGGCCTGCCGGCGCGTCGCGCTGGCCATCTCCGACCCGGCCGCACCCGGGGACATCTGGGTGGCAGAAGTGGAAGGCCTGGACGAAGGGCGGCCGGAGATTCCCGCATCCGGAGAACGGCGTCTGACCGAAGCCAACAAGGGGTTGCTCGACCAGGCGGAGCTCAGCCGGCCCGAACGGTTCGCGTACCGCGGCGCCGACGACTGGACGATCGAGGGGTGGGTGTTTCCGCCGGCAGGACTGGAGCCCGGAGGTCGGTATCCGGCGATCCTGACCATCCACGGCGGACCGCACGGCGCCTACGGGGAAGCGTTCTTCCACGAGTTCCAGATGCTGGCCTCGCTCGGGTACGCGGTGATCCTAACCAATCCGCGCGGCAGCCAGGGCTACGGCCAGGTCTTCACCGCTGCGACAAAGCATGATTGGGGTGGGGAGGACTACGCCGACATCATGGCCGGGCTCGACGCCGCGCTGGCGCGGTTCCCCTATATAGATCCCGACCGCCTCGGAGTGGAGGGCGGCTCCTACGGCGGTTACATGACCAACTGGGTCATAGGTCACACCGACCGGTTCAAGGCGGCGGTGACGATGCGGTCCATCTCCAATTGCCTGAGCCAGTGGGGGATGAGCGACCTGGCGTACTTCAAGGGCTACTGGGAGTTCCCTGGCGAACCCTGGGACAGTCCCCTGTTCTATTGGGAGCGGTCCCCGCTGGCCTACGTGAAGAACATCACCACCCCGCTGCTGATCCTGCACAGCGAGAACGACCTGCGCTGTCCTATCGGAGAGGGTGAGCAGCTCTTCGCGGCGCTCAAGAAGCTGGGTCGCGAGGTTGTCTTCGCGCGCTTTCCCAACGAAAGCCACGACCTCTCGCGCAACGGTCAGCCGCAGCACCGGCTTGAGCGGTTGCGGCTGATCTCAGACTGGTTTACGAAGCATATCCCGGTGACGGCCGATGCCCAGGATCTACACCAGGACAGGTGA
- a CDS encoding cob(I)yrinic acid a,c-diamide adenosyltransferase, which translates to MPRIYTRTGDRGETGLIGGGRVPKDDLRVEAYGALDEACSALGLLAAHMDAGLAPVIQGIQRTLFEMGSELATPGTGPVPCGGAGPALAPSAVLVLEGLIDGWEAELPPQHAFILPGGSEPAAICHLARALVRRAERRAVTLARSAEINPEILRYLNRLSDCLFVLARLLNHRRGVPDLPWEG; encoded by the coding sequence ATGCCCAGGATCTACACCAGGACAGGTGACCGCGGGGAGACAGGCCTGATTGGCGGAGGCCGCGTGCCCAAGGACGACCTCCGGGTCGAGGCCTACGGCGCGCTCGACGAGGCCTGCAGCGCGCTGGGGCTGCTGGCGGCGCACATGGACGCCGGCCTGGCACCGGTGATCCAGGGGATCCAGCGCACCCTTTTCGAGATGGGATCCGAGTTGGCCACACCCGGCACCGGCCCTGTGCCCTGTGGAGGCGCAGGGCCTGCCCTCGCCCCCAGCGCCGTCCTGGTCCTTGAAGGCCTGATAGACGGCTGGGAAGCGGAGCTGCCGCCCCAGCACGCGTTCATTCTGCCCGGGGGGAGCGAGCCGGCGGCCATCTGCCACCTCGCACGCGCGCTGGTCCGCCGTGCGGAGCGGCGCGCGGTGACGCTGGCACGTTCGGCCGAGATCAACCCCGAGATCCTGCGATACCTCAACCGGCTTTCTGACTGCCTGTTCGTGCTGGCCCGGTTGCTCAATCACCGCCGCGGGGTGCCTGATCTGCCCTGGGAGGGCTAG
- the otsB gene encoding trehalose-phosphatase: MRGYGFAGRDHLAVLLDFDGTLAEIADRPDDVHLDPSLRGLLERLSHNPRILVGVISGRALEDIRRRIGLEHILYAGNHGLELAGPGWTLAHDDAVEARGLVAACCDRLSLRLRDVRGALVENKGLSASVHFRLVPRKNIETVRRIVLEELGRVPPGRLVAREGKMVLEILPMVDWDKGKAARWLLEHALGSGWEARCTVVYVGDDSTDEDAFVALADTGITIRVAPYPQPTAARYRVRNVGEVGRLLEAIAGWMTAPT, encoded by the coding sequence ATGAGGGGCTACGGGTTCGCGGGGCGCGATCACCTGGCGGTCCTGCTGGACTTCGATGGCACGCTAGCCGAGATCGCCGACCGGCCCGACGATGTGCACCTGGACCCCAGTCTTCGCGGCCTGCTGGAGCGCCTGAGCCACAACCCCCGGATCCTCGTGGGGGTCATCAGCGGACGGGCCCTCGAAGATATCCGGCGGCGCATCGGCCTGGAGCACATCCTGTACGCGGGCAACCATGGTCTGGAGCTCGCAGGGCCCGGGTGGACGCTGGCACACGATGATGCCGTGGAGGCTCGGGGCCTCGTCGCCGCATGTTGCGACCGCCTCTCTCTTCGTCTGCGCGATGTGCGTGGCGCCCTTGTGGAGAACAAGGGTCTCTCCGCCAGCGTTCACTTCCGCCTGGTCCCCCGCAAGAATATCGAAACAGTGCGGCGGATCGTGCTTGAGGAGCTGGGCCGGGTTCCGCCGGGGCGCCTTGTAGCACGGGAAGGGAAGATGGTCCTCGAGATACTGCCGATGGTGGACTGGGACAAAGGAAAAGCCGCGCGCTGGCTGCTCGAACACGCCCTGGGTAGCGGCTGGGAGGCGCGATGTACGGTCGTCTATGTCGGCGACGACAGCACCGACGAAGACGCGTTCGTGGCGCTCGCGGACACTGGGATCACCATCCGGGTGGCCCCATATCCGCAGCCGACCGCCGCCCGCTACCGGGTGCGAAACGTCGGGGAGGTGGGCCGGTTACTGGAAGCGATCGCGGGCTGGATGACCGCTCCTACCTAG
- the treS gene encoding maltose alpha-D-glucosyltransferase, which produces MSDWYKDAIIYQLYVRAFRDSDGSGTGDFRGLLEKLDYIQELGVDCLWLMPFYPSPLKDDGYDISDYCAVHPDYGTLDDFQEFLNEAHRRGMRVITEMVLNHTSDQHPWFRDSRRSPESPYRDWYVWSATHNRYQQARVIFLDTEASNWTWDPAAGAYYWHRFFSHQPDLNYANPAVQEAILGVAGFWLDRGVDGLRLDAVPYLFEREGTSCENLPETHAFVQRIRRFVDERYGDRMLLAEANQRPEDLCAYFGEGDEFHAAFHFSLMPRMFTAIRREYRQPIVDAVIQTPQAPPPCQWVIFLRNHDELTLEMVTDEERAYMQAEYAREPRMRLNLGIRRRLAPLLNNSRRRIEVLNSLLLSLPGTPSIYYGDEIGMGDNFYLGDRSGVRTPMQWNSDRNAGFSSANRQQLYLPVVVDPEFHYEAVNVEAQQRNPASLLNWMKRVIGIRQRSPVFGRGAIEFLELANPKVLAYLRTDHETAILCVVNLSRYAQPCELDLRRFVGRTPVELFGDTPFPPIGNLPYFLTLGPHSFYWFRLSGP; this is translated from the coding sequence ATGAGCGACTGGTACAAGGATGCCATCATATATCAGTTGTACGTGCGGGCGTTCCGCGACTCCGACGGCAGCGGCACCGGGGACTTCCGCGGCCTCCTGGAGAAACTGGACTACATCCAGGAACTCGGCGTCGACTGCCTGTGGCTGATGCCGTTTTACCCTTCCCCGCTCAAGGACGACGGATACGACATCTCCGACTACTGCGCCGTCCATCCCGACTACGGCACGCTGGACGACTTCCAGGAGTTCCTGAACGAGGCCCACCGCCGGGGCATGCGGGTCATCACCGAGATGGTGCTCAACCACACCTCAGACCAGCACCCGTGGTTCCGCGACTCCCGGCGATCGCCCGAGTCGCCCTACCGTGACTGGTACGTCTGGAGCGCCACCCACAACCGCTACCAGCAGGCCCGGGTCATCTTCTTGGACACCGAGGCCTCCAACTGGACATGGGACCCCGCGGCAGGCGCCTACTACTGGCACCGGTTCTTCAGCCACCAGCCCGACCTGAACTACGCCAATCCCGCCGTGCAAGAAGCGATCCTGGGCGTGGCCGGGTTCTGGCTGGACCGCGGCGTGGATGGGCTTCGGCTCGATGCCGTTCCATATCTGTTCGAGCGCGAGGGGACCTCCTGCGAGAACCTCCCGGAGACGCACGCCTTCGTCCAGCGGATCCGGCGCTTCGTGGACGAGCGATACGGTGACAGGATGCTCCTGGCCGAAGCCAACCAGCGGCCTGAGGATCTCTGCGCGTACTTCGGGGAAGGCGACGAGTTCCACGCTGCCTTTCACTTCTCGCTGATGCCCAGGATGTTCACGGCAATCCGGCGCGAGTACAGGCAGCCGATCGTGGACGCCGTCATCCAGACTCCACAGGCCCCTCCCCCCTGCCAGTGGGTCATCTTCCTCCGCAACCACGACGAGCTCACCCTCGAGATGGTCACCGATGAGGAGCGCGCGTACATGCAGGCCGAGTATGCTCGAGAGCCGCGCATGCGGCTGAATCTGGGCATCCGCCGCCGGCTGGCCCCGCTGCTCAACAACAGCCGCCGGAGGATCGAGGTGCTAAACAGCCTGCTCCTATCGCTGCCCGGCACCCCAAGCATCTACTACGGCGATGAGATCGGCATGGGGGACAACTTCTACCTGGGTGACCGCTCGGGCGTGCGCACGCCCATGCAGTGGAACTCAGACCGCAACGCCGGGTTCTCGTCGGCGAACCGCCAGCAGCTCTATCTGCCGGTGGTCGTCGATCCGGAGTTCCACTACGAGGCGGTCAACGTCGAGGCGCAGCAGCGCAACCCGGCCTCGCTGCTGAACTGGATGAAACGGGTGATCGGTATCCGACAGCGATCCCCTGTCTTTGGGCGGGGCGCGATCGAGTTCCTCGAGCTGGCCAACCCTAAAGTGCTCGCCTATCTGCGGACGGACCACGAGACGGCGATTCTGTGTGTCGTCAACCTCTCGAGGTACGCTCAACCATGTGAGCTGGACCTCCGGCGCTTCGTCGGGCGGACGCCGGTCGAGCTCTTCGGCGACACGCCGTTCCCGCCGATAGGCAATCTCCCGTACTTCCTCACCCTCGGACCCCACAGCTTCTACTGGTTCCGTCTGTCCGGGCCATGA
- a CDS encoding DNA-3-methyladenine glycosylase I, with amino-acid sequence MMRCAWANANPLMVAYHDTEWGVPVHDDRKLFEFLVLDAFQAGLSWAIILEKREQFRRALHGFDPARIARYTARDLRRLLADPGIVRNRQKVEATVHNARRFLETQAEFGSFDRYIWQFVGGRTIVHRFRSVAQIPAMSKESDAMSRDLRSRGFKFAGSTICYAFMQAAGQVNDHVVRCFRHREVDRPGGPL; translated from the coding sequence ATGATGCGGTGCGCGTGGGCGAACGCCAATCCGCTGATGGTCGCCTACCACGACACCGAGTGGGGCGTGCCGGTGCACGACGACCGCAAGCTGTTCGAGTTCCTGGTGCTCGACGCGTTCCAGGCCGGGCTGAGCTGGGCGATCATCCTCGAGAAGCGCGAGCAGTTCCGCCGCGCGCTGCACGGCTTCGACCCGGCGCGGATCGCCCGGTACACCGCGCGCGACCTCCGGCGTCTGCTCGCAGACCCAGGGATAGTTCGCAACCGCCAGAAGGTCGAGGCCACGGTCCACAACGCACGGCGGTTTCTGGAAACCCAGGCCGAGTTCGGTTCGTTCGACCGCTACATCTGGCAGTTCGTCGGCGGCCGCACGATCGTGCACCGGTTCCGCTCGGTCGCGCAGATCCCGGCGATGAGCAAGGAGTCCGACGCGATGAGCCGCGACCTGCGCTCGCGTGGCTTCAAGTTCGCGGGCTCGACGATCTGCTACGCTTTCATGCAGGCGGCGGGCCAGGTGAACGACCATGTGGTGCGGTGCTTCAGACATCGCGAGGTGGATCGGCCCGGAGGACCACTATGA
- a CDS encoding SIS domain-containing protein: MTREAQSKQRDAALRRVQAHLAAGVAVRQECLRAHTEKIAAAACLVIEAVLRGGRIYLFGNGGSAADAQHLAAEFVGKFACPRTPIPAVALTTDTSVLTSIANDFGYDQVFARQVEALVREGDVAIALSTSGGSASVVRGAEAARRAGARVIALTGRDGGTLAALVDVAIQAPSEQTALIQEAHIAIGHAICATVEEAWVAADR; this comes from the coding sequence ATGACCAGAGAGGCGCAGTCCAAGCAGCGCGACGCGGCCCTGCGGCGCGTGCAGGCGCACCTGGCGGCGGGAGTCGCGGTCAGGCAGGAGTGCCTGCGCGCGCATACGGAGAAGATAGCGGCGGCGGCGTGCCTGGTCATCGAGGCCGTCTTACGCGGCGGTAGGATCTACCTTTTCGGAAACGGCGGGTCGGCCGCCGACGCCCAGCACCTGGCGGCCGAGTTCGTCGGGAAGTTCGCGTGCCCCAGGACCCCGATCCCCGCGGTCGCCCTCACGACGGATACCTCGGTGCTGACCTCCATCGCCAACGACTTCGGCTACGACCAGGTATTTGCCCGCCAGGTCGAGGCGCTGGTCCGCGAGGGTGACGTGGCGATCGCGCTCTCCACCAGCGGCGGATCGGCCAGTGTGGTCCGGGGGGCCGAGGCCGCCCGGCGTGCCGGAGCTCGCGTGATAGCGCTCACTGGCAGGGACGGCGGCACGCTTGCGGCGCTGGTCGATGTGGCGATCCAGGCACCCTCGGAACAGACGGCGCTGATCCAAGAAGCGCACATCGCCATAGGCCACGCCATCTGCGCGACCGTGGAGGAGGCGTGGGTGGCGGCAGACCGATGA
- a CDS encoding ABC transporter substrate-binding protein → MRRWFAFLLIVALLLPASAARAQAPSLTVYSSVDEENARKILGAFSRATGVEARITFLSTGPALARLEAERGNPQADVWFGAPSENHVDAKIRGLTQPYASPGAAALDARFRDPENYWVSFYMNPLGFGLNTKVLEDRKIKRPVSWQDLLSPQLRGLIQMPSPQTSGTAYNMVVALVQIMGEDKTFAYMRQLHPNIQTYTTSGTAPSRAVAFGEVAIGIQFTPALYQLYFRGYPLLTVFPKEGVGFEAPAISIIKGTRREAEARRLVDWMISPEGQNSLAEHETFFFPVSEKAKRQPGLPALRLVPLIKYDVDFAGKNRLRLVNRWINEVLGGR, encoded by the coding sequence ATGCGACGATGGTTCGCGTTTCTGCTTATTGTCGCCCTGCTGCTGCCGGCATCCGCCGCGCGGGCGCAGGCACCGTCACTGACCGTGTACTCCAGCGTGGACGAGGAGAACGCGCGCAAGATCCTGGGTGCGTTCAGCCGGGCCACCGGTGTTGAGGCGCGGATAACCTTCCTTTCCACCGGTCCGGCGCTGGCGCGGCTGGAGGCCGAGCGCGGCAATCCCCAGGCGGACGTCTGGTTCGGCGCGCCGAGCGAGAACCACGTGGACGCCAAGATCCGCGGGCTCACGCAGCCCTATGCCTCACCAGGCGCTGCGGCGCTCGACGCCCGGTTCCGCGACCCTGAGAACTACTGGGTGAGTTTCTACATGAACCCGCTGGGGTTCGGTCTGAACACCAAGGTGCTGGAGGACCGGAAGATCAAGCGGCCGGTATCCTGGCAGGACCTGCTCAGCCCCCAGCTCCGAGGGCTGATCCAGATGCCGAGCCCGCAGACCTCGGGAACCGCCTACAACATGGTGGTTGCGCTGGTGCAGATCATGGGTGAGGACAAGACGTTTGCCTACATGAGGCAGCTTCACCCCAACATCCAGACCTACACCACCAGCGGCACCGCGCCCTCGCGCGCGGTGGCGTTCGGCGAGGTCGCCATCGGCATCCAGTTCACACCCGCGCTCTACCAGCTCTACTTCCGCGGCTACCCTCTGCTTACGGTCTTCCCCAAGGAGGGCGTGGGCTTTGAGGCGCCGGCGATCTCGATCATCAAGGGGACGCGGCGCGAGGCCGAGGCCCGGCGGCTTGTGGACTGGATGATCTCGCCCGAGGGGCAGAACAGTTTGGCCGAGCACGAGACCTTCTTCTTCCCGGTGAGCGAGAAGGCAAAGCGCCAGCCCGGTCTTCCGGCGCTGCGCCTGGTCCCGCTCATCAAGTACGACGTGGACTTCGCGGGCAAGAACCGCCTGCGCCTTGTCAACCGTTGGATCAACGAGGTGCTGGGCGGCCGCTAG
- a CDS encoding iron ABC transporter permease produces the protein MSSAGVTGAGLPQGRGGLRRLLADPVILLAAALIQVALLIFIIWPLVRVLVVSLTPGGVLSLDAYRDQLRSWYVQRAVVNSLMVGGLTAAVSVALGFAYAYTLVRTAVPLKRLFHLLAILPIVSPPFVSSIAIILLFGRGGIVTSGLLGLRDFNIYGFKGLLLAQVMTFAPVAYLVLRGVLEGIDPTLEDAALNLGARRWTVFRRVLLPLAVPGVTSAFLVVFIESLADFGNPLLLAGSAFPVLSVQAYLQITGMFNLQAGAALSVLLLAPSVTAFVLYRLIVGSRRYVTVTGKPGRSSLKATSPAATWLLFGVTAATAGVVVMFYAVIVVGALARTWGVDNTPSLEAILYVLNVGRETIRDTLAIAVTATPISGLLGMTIAFLVVRRKFPGRGWLELTSLLNFALPGTVVGIGYILAFNQRPLLLTGTMAILVACFVFRYVPVGIQAGIAVLRQIDPSIEEAAQDLGASSVVTFRRVTLPLVRPAFFSALVFAFVRAMTAISAAVFLVSANWNLMTVQILSEVGSGRYNAAAAYSLVLLAIVMVAIGIIGLMLRRGYSPVQGRFL, from the coding sequence ATGAGCAGCGCTGGAGTTACCGGCGCGGGTCTTCCCCAGGGCAGGGGAGGCCTGCGCCGGCTGCTCGCCGATCCGGTCATACTATTGGCGGCCGCGCTGATCCAGGTCGCACTGCTGATCTTCATCATATGGCCGCTCGTCCGCGTCCTGGTGGTAAGTCTCACACCGGGCGGCGTGCTGTCACTCGACGCGTACCGCGACCAGTTGCGGTCGTGGTACGTGCAGCGGGCCGTGGTCAACAGCCTGATGGTAGGCGGGCTGACCGCCGCCGTCAGCGTGGCGCTCGGGTTCGCCTACGCCTACACGCTGGTCCGCACGGCCGTCCCGCTCAAGCGGCTCTTCCACCTGCTGGCAATTCTGCCGATCGTCTCGCCCCCTTTCGTCTCGTCAATTGCCATCATCCTGCTCTTCGGCCGGGGCGGGATCGTGACCTCGGGTCTGCTGGGGCTGCGCGACTTCAACATCTACGGCTTCAAGGGGCTGCTGCTGGCGCAGGTGATGACCTTTGCGCCGGTGGCCTACCTGGTGCTCCGCGGCGTACTGGAGGGGATTGATCCCACCCTGGAGGACGCCGCGCTCAACCTGGGTGCGCGGCGGTGGACGGTCTTCCGCCGGGTGCTCCTGCCGCTGGCGGTCCCCGGGGTCACCAGCGCGTTCCTGGTAGTGTTCATCGAGTCGCTGGCCGACTTCGGGAACCCTCTGCTGCTGGCCGGAAGCGCGTTTCCGGTGCTGTCGGTGCAGGCCTACCTGCAGATCACCGGCATGTTCAACCTGCAGGCAGGCGCCGCGCTGTCGGTGCTGCTGCTGGCGCCTTCGGTCACCGCGTTCGTCCTCTACCGCCTCATCGTGGGCAGCCGGCGGTATGTGACGGTCACGGGCAAACCGGGCCGATCGTCGCTCAAGGCCACCAGCCCGGCGGCCACCTGGCTGCTCTTCGGTGTCACCGCGGCCACCGCCGGGGTGGTGGTCATGTTCTACGCGGTAATCGTGGTTGGCGCGCTTGCGCGGACCTGGGGCGTGGACAACACGCCGTCGCTGGAGGCGATCCTGTACGTGCTTAACGTGGGACGGGAGACGATCAGGGACACGCTGGCCATAGCGGTCACCGCGACCCCGATATCCGGCCTGCTGGGCATGACCATAGCGTTCCTGGTCGTGCGCCGGAAGTTCCCCGGACGCGGATGGCTCGAGCTGACGTCGCTGCTCAACTTCGCGCTGCCGGGCACCGTGGTCGGCATCGGCTACATCCTGGCGTTCAACCAGCGGCCGCTGCTGTTGACCGGCACCATGGCGATCCTGGTGGCCTGCTTCGTCTTCCGTTACGTGCCCGTGGGGATCCAGGCGGGCATCGCCGTCCTCCGGCAGATAGACCCCTCGATCGAGGAGGCGGCGCAAGACCTGGGGGCGTCCAGCGTGGTGACCTTCAGGCGCGTTACGCTGCCGCTGGTGCGGCCGGCATTCTTCTCGGCCCTGGTCTTTGCGTTCGTGCGCGCGATGACCGCGATCAGCGCCGCCGTCTTCCTGGTCTCGGCGAACTGGAACTTGATGACCGTTCAGATTCTCAGCGAGGTGGGGTCGGGCCGGTACAACGCCGCCGCCGCCTACAGCCTGGTGTTGCTGGCGATTGTGATGGTAGCCATCGGGATTATTGGGCTGATGCTCCGCCGCGGGTATAGCCCGGTGCAGGGGAGGTTTCTCTGA
- a CDS encoding ABC transporter ATP-binding protein: MSAHETPPPAGDISLRVDRVTKVFADPTGAPVTAVDDVSLAVHAGEFVSLLGPSGCGKTTLLRIIAGFETPTAGEIELAGQRVTHLPPDRRGTAMVFQSYALFPHLDVFENVAFGLRVRGIGEAETRERVADALVLVGLEGLGRRSPDQLSGGQQQRVAVARAVVTRPRVLLLDEPLSNLDAKLREQMRVELRRIQREVGITAIYVTHDQVEAMTLADRIVVLDRGRMQQLAPPAELYARPANPFVAEFVGKVNLLEGRVVETRDGQCRVALDGIEALVPIPPATSAPPVGARVGVVVRPETVHLAPEGTLRGAVRRAVYLGSQVEYEVEVGGTLLQAIGRSPLEEGIFREGQDVGVTIGFGVAHLLVLNGEA; the protein is encoded by the coding sequence ATGTCGGCGCATGAAACCCCACCGCCCGCAGGCGACATATCCCTGCGCGTGGATCGCGTCACAAAAGTGTTCGCCGATCCCACCGGCGCACCGGTGACCGCGGTGGACGACGTGTCGCTTGCGGTCCACGCCGGCGAGTTCGTCTCGCTGCTGGGACCGAGCGGTTGCGGTAAGACTACCCTGCTCCGCATCATCGCCGGGTTCGAGACACCCACCGCGGGCGAGATAGAGCTGGCGGGACAGCGGGTGACGCACCTGCCCCCGGATAGGCGCGGGACCGCCATGGTCTTCCAATCCTACGCGCTCTTTCCCCACCTGGACGTCTTCGAGAACGTTGCGTTTGGACTGCGCGTGCGCGGGATTGGCGAGGCGGAGACGCGAGAACGCGTTGCCGACGCGCTGGTGCTGGTGGGCCTCGAGGGCCTGGGAAGGCGCTCGCCCGACCAGCTCAGCGGGGGGCAGCAGCAGCGGGTCGCGGTGGCGCGCGCGGTGGTCACCCGGCCCCGGGTACTCCTGTTGGACGAGCCCCTGTCCAACCTCGACGCGAAGCTGCGTGAGCAGATGCGCGTCGAGCTGCGGCGAATCCAGCGCGAGGTCGGAATCACGGCGATCTACGTCACCCACGATCAGGTCGAGGCGATGACCCTGGCCGACCGTATCGTAGTGCTGGACCGCGGCCGCATGCAGCAGTTGGCCCCGCCCGCCGAACTCTACGCGCGGCCGGCCAACCCGTTCGTGGCCGAGTTCGTCGGGAAGGTCAACCTGCTGGAGGGTCGGGTGGTCGAGACGCGTGACGGACAATGCCGCGTGGCCCTGGATGGGATTGAAGCGCTCGTGCCGATCCCACCGGCCACATCGGCCCCGCCGGTCGGCGCGCGCGTCGGCGTCGTGGTCCGCCCTGAAACGGTGCACCTGGCGCCTGAGGGGACGTTGCGCGGCGCCGTGCGCCGCGCGGTCTACCTGGGTTCGCAGGTGGAGTACGAGGTGGAGGTTGGAGGTACGCTGCTACAGGCCATCGGCCGAAGCCCTCTAGAGGAAGGTATCTTCCGCGAAGGCCAAGATGTGGGCGTGACCATCGGGTTCGGGGTCGCCCACCTGCTGGTGCTGAACGGCGAGGCCTAG